The Rhodobium gokarnense genome includes a region encoding these proteins:
- a CDS encoding O-succinylhomoserine sulfhydrylase produces the protein MAKGENWKPATKLVHGGTMRSQFGEMSEALFLTQGFAYDTAEAAEARFNGEDPGFIYSRFSNPTTAMFEDRMALLEGAGAARATASGMAAVTAAFLCQVSAGDHVVAAKALFSSCRYIVEDLLPRFGVTSTLVDGTGLDQWRAAIKPETKALFLESPTNPTLDVLDIAAVADIAHEAGAVLIVDNVFATAIWQSPLSLGADVVVYSATKHIDGQGRCLGGVVLSSEGWVDEYLHNFLRQTGPSMSPFNAWVLLKGLETLDVRVARQTENAAKIADFLADHPAVARLVYPGRADHPQADIVARQMRAGSNLICLELKGGKEAAYRLCNDLEIVKISNNLGDAKSLICHPATTTHQRMDEDQQLELGITQGTLRLSVGLEDADDLIEDIERGLG, from the coding sequence ATGGCAAAAGGCGAAAACTGGAAACCGGCAACGAAGCTGGTGCATGGCGGAACGATGCGCTCGCAGTTCGGCGAGATGTCCGAAGCGCTGTTCCTGACCCAGGGCTTTGCCTACGACACGGCCGAGGCCGCCGAGGCCCGCTTCAACGGCGAGGATCCCGGCTTCATCTATTCGCGCTTTTCCAATCCGACGACGGCGATGTTCGAGGACCGCATGGCGCTCCTGGAAGGCGCCGGGGCCGCGCGGGCGACCGCGAGCGGCATGGCCGCCGTCACCGCGGCCTTCCTCTGCCAGGTCTCGGCCGGCGACCATGTGGTGGCGGCAAAGGCGCTGTTCAGCTCCTGCCGCTACATCGTGGAGGACCTGTTGCCGCGCTTCGGCGTCACCTCGACGCTGGTCGACGGCACCGGCCTCGACCAGTGGCGCGCCGCGATCAAGCCTGAGACCAAGGCCCTGTTCCTGGAAAGCCCGACCAACCCGACCCTCGATGTCCTCGACATTGCGGCCGTCGCGGACATTGCCCACGAGGCCGGCGCGGTGCTCATCGTCGACAACGTCTTTGCCACCGCGATCTGGCAGTCGCCGCTTTCCCTCGGCGCCGACGTCGTCGTCTATTCCGCTACCAAGCACATCGACGGCCAGGGCCGCTGCCTTGGCGGCGTGGTGCTGTCGAGCGAGGGGTGGGTGGACGAATACCTGCACAATTTCCTGCGTCAGACCGGGCCGTCCATGAGCCCGTTCAACGCCTGGGTGCTCCTTAAGGGCCTTGAGACCCTCGACGTCCGCGTCGCCCGCCAGACCGAGAACGCCGCAAAGATCGCCGATTTCCTCGCCGACCACCCGGCCGTCGCGCGCCTCGTCTATCCCGGCCGGGCCGACCATCCCCAGGCCGACATCGTCGCCCGCCAGATGCGCGCCGGCTCCAACCTCATCTGCCTGGAGCTGAAGGGCGGCAAGGAAGCGGCCTATCGCCTGTGCAACGACCTGGAGATCGTCAAAATCTCCAACAATCTCGGCGACGCCAAGAGCCTCATCTGCCACCCGGCGACCACCACCCACCAGCGCATGGACGAGGACCAGCAGCTCGAACTCGGCATCACTCAAGGCACGCTGCGGCTCTCCGTCGGCCTGGAAGACGCGGACGACCTCATCGAGGACATCGAGCGCGGGCTGGGGTAG
- the apaG gene encoding Co2+/Mg2+ efflux protein ApaG, with the protein MYRAVTRNIQITVEPVYLDEESAPDQNRYFWAYTVEIVNLGGEPVQLRTRHWKITDATGRVQEVHGAGVVGEEPVIEPDEAYEYTSGCPLSTPGGIMAGHYQMERDDGERFDVEIPAFSLDVPDMPRVIN; encoded by the coding sequence ATGTATCGCGCCGTCACCCGCAACATCCAGATTACCGTGGAGCCGGTCTATCTGGACGAGGAGTCCGCGCCGGACCAGAATCGCTATTTCTGGGCCTACACCGTGGAGATCGTCAATCTCGGCGGCGAACCGGTGCAGTTGCGCACGCGCCACTGGAAGATCACCGATGCGACGGGCCGGGTGCAGGAGGTGCACGGCGCCGGCGTCGTCGGCGAGGAGCCGGTGATCGAGCCGGACGAGGCCTACGAATATACCAGCGGCTGCCCGCTTTCGACGCCGGGCGGCATCATGGCCGGCCACTACCAGATGGAGCGCGACGACGGCGAGCGCTTCGACGTCGAGATCCCGGCCTTTTCGTTGGACGTGCCCGACATGCCGCGCGTCATCAACTAG
- a CDS encoding TadE/TadG family type IV pilus assembly protein: MCCQKPWRTGSALSRFSRSQSGSIAVIFALVLVPILALIGLAVEYTLAWKMKSDMQIAADSAALAATVADVGLDEAAASRIFQQNTGEGSLVSYSRTESGDGVTVTVTASGASPVFFTRVIGADAFDVGVTSTAFAPKKLSSARFFPISANGWYNKVVKLMVRRKGETEDEELAEIRYNYQPAVFEVSNTGWIDLGDYESAYLQMDVDPYSKGLESCRSGGCDLTYRTDDPEWSNRLIIDHVQVPANTKIDIFDLVPCGTTSEHAWEDGGSTVSYANADFFYKVTGQCNQVSTENVRLVN, translated from the coding sequence ATGTGTTGCCAGAAGCCTTGGCGGACCGGCTCGGCGCTCTCGCGCTTTTCGAGGTCGCAATCCGGCTCCATAGCCGTCATTTTTGCACTTGTCCTGGTGCCGATCCTGGCCCTGATCGGTCTTGCGGTCGAATACACGCTCGCCTGGAAGATGAAGTCGGACATGCAGATCGCCGCGGATTCCGCGGCCCTTGCCGCGACCGTTGCCGATGTCGGGCTCGACGAGGCCGCAGCGTCCAGGATCTTTCAGCAGAACACCGGGGAAGGCTCGCTCGTCTCCTACTCAAGGACCGAGAGCGGCGACGGGGTCACCGTTACCGTGACCGCCAGCGGCGCCTCGCCCGTCTTCTTCACCAGGGTGATTGGCGCCGATGCCTTCGATGTCGGCGTCACGTCCACGGCGTTCGCGCCCAAAAAGCTGTCGTCGGCGCGGTTTTTCCCGATCTCGGCGAATGGCTGGTACAACAAGGTCGTCAAGCTGATGGTCCGGCGCAAGGGCGAGACGGAGGACGAGGAACTCGCCGAGATCCGCTACAACTACCAGCCCGCCGTCTTCGAGGTCAGCAACACCGGATGGATCGACCTCGGCGACTATGAATCGGCCTATCTGCAGATGGACGTCGATCCCTACAGCAAGGGGCTGGAAAGCTGCCGCAGCGGCGGCTGCGACCTCACCTACCGGACCGACGATCCCGAATGGTCGAACCGGCTGATCATCGACCATGTCCAGGTCCCGGCGAACACCAAGATCGACATCTTCGACCTCGTGCCCTGCGGCACGACCTCCGAACACGCCTGGGAGGACGGCGGCAGCACGGTGAGCTACGCCAATGCCGATTTCTTCTACAAGGTCACCGGCCAGTGCAATCAGGTGTCGACGGAAAACGTCCGCCTTGTCAACTGA
- a CDS encoding CDP-alcohol phosphatidyltransferase family protein, producing the protein MFDAALRKLIDAPLDRAGRALADVGVTANAVTVVGLALGFGAAGAIALGATGAALCLILLNRLADGLDGAVARATHRTDLGGYLDIVFDFLFYGAVPLGFVVADPQANGLAGAVLLASFYANGAAFLAFAIMAEKKGIETSAQGLKSLYYLGGLAEGAETILVFVLFCLLPAWFPVIALAFAALCFVSAAARIVFSMRVLAAR; encoded by the coding sequence ATGTTCGACGCCGCCCTCAGGAAACTCATCGATGCGCCGCTGGACCGCGCCGGGCGGGCGCTTGCCGATGTTGGCGTCACCGCCAATGCGGTCACCGTCGTCGGGCTGGCGCTGGGGTTCGGGGCTGCCGGCGCCATCGCCCTTGGCGCCACGGGAGCGGCGCTCTGCCTCATCCTCCTCAACCGGCTCGCCGACGGGCTCGACGGCGCGGTGGCGCGGGCAACACACCGCACCGATCTCGGCGGCTATCTCGACATCGTCTTCGATTTCCTGTTCTACGGCGCCGTCCCGCTCGGCTTCGTCGTCGCCGATCCGCAGGCCAATGGGCTCGCCGGTGCCGTCCTCCTCGCCAGCTTCTATGCCAATGGCGCGGCGTTCCTTGCCTTTGCGATCATGGCGGAAAAGAAGGGGATTGAGACCTCGGCCCAGGGCCTCAAATCGCTCTACTATCTGGGCGGCCTCGCCGAGGGCGCGGAGACGATCCTCGTCTTCGTCCTCTTCTGCCTGCTGCCGGCCTGGTTTCCGGTGATTGCGCTTGCCTTTGCAGCGCTCTGCTTCGTCTCGGCCGCAGCCCGGATCGTCTTTTCGATGCGGGTGCTGGCGGCGCGGTAG